A window from Rhizobium leguminosarum bv. trifolii WSM1325 encodes these proteins:
- a CDS encoding binding-protein-dependent transport systems inner membrane component (PFAM: binding-protein-dependent transport systems inner membrane component~KEGG: ret:RHE_PE00122 putative ABC transporter, permease protein) translates to MRWINTRPSRGAQLALTLLPFVLLIVAYTFGSAARLAENANDKLLPGLAGFADAIDRLAFIADPRTGQYLLWSDTGASLIRLFAGLGISTITALVIGMLIGMLPYLRALLSPFVAVISMVPPLALLPILFIAMGLGEASKIALIVIGVAPTMIRDLALKALELPREQIVKAETLGGSSWQIGLRVVLPQILPRLITCLRLQLGPAWLFLIAAEAISSDSGLGYRIFLVRRYLSMDVIFPYVVWITLLAVIMNYILDRIRIAVFPWSELEKQA, encoded by the coding sequence ATGCGCTGGATCAACACGAGGCCGAGCCGGGGCGCGCAGCTTGCCTTGACGCTGCTGCCCTTCGTGCTGCTGATTGTTGCCTATACTTTCGGCTCGGCAGCACGATTGGCGGAAAACGCCAACGACAAGCTGCTGCCCGGCCTTGCCGGTTTTGCCGATGCGATCGACCGCCTCGCCTTCATCGCCGATCCGCGCACCGGCCAATACCTGCTCTGGTCCGATACCGGGGCGAGCCTGATCCGTCTGTTTGCCGGCCTTGGCATCTCCACGATCACCGCGCTCGTCATCGGCATGCTGATCGGCATGTTGCCGTATCTCCGAGCCCTGCTCTCGCCCTTCGTCGCCGTCATCTCGATGGTGCCGCCGCTGGCGCTGCTACCGATCCTCTTCATTGCCATGGGTCTCGGTGAAGCCTCCAAGATCGCGCTCATCGTCATCGGCGTCGCGCCGACGATGATCCGTGATCTTGCGCTGAAAGCACTGGAGCTGCCACGCGAACAGATCGTCAAGGCTGAAACGCTCGGCGGTTCCTCCTGGCAAATCGGCCTTCGTGTCGTGCTGCCGCAGATCCTGCCGCGGCTGATCACCTGCCTCCGGCTTCAGCTCGGTCCGGCCTGGCTGTTCCTGATCGCCGCCGAAGCGATCTCGTCGGATTCCGGTCTCGGCTACCGCATCTTCCTCGTCCGCCGCTATCTCTCGATGGACGTCATCTTTCCCTATGTCGTCTGGATCACGCTGCTCGCCGTGATCATGAATTATATCCTCGATCGCATCCGCATCGCCGTCTTCCCCTGGTCGGAGTTGGAGAAGCAGGCATGA
- a CDS encoding transcriptional regulator, AraC family (PFAM: helix-turn-helix- domain containing protein AraC type; Cupin 2 conserved barrel domain protein~SMART: helix-turn-helix- domain containing protein AraC type~KEGG: rec:RHECIAT_PC0000169 probable transcriptional regulator protein, AraC family) — protein sequence MNLAESKVGTRAIYQPGASSIEGLPTALQMFHAHPPVMAMPHWHAQVEVNYVMRGTVHYRMSDHEFRLNAGEMCLFWGGQPHQMDESSDDSLYAGAHLPLVYFFRLRLPISVSSRLMKGETLLTSATDAADNENFARWFRYANSGDAAKAQHAVDELLLRIERIALEPYSMTSQAIISLEGDHPHPHSSRSVARMCDFIAANFLHDIDSVDIARAADLHPKYAMNLFKRSTGMTLSKYVTLLRLSRAQAMLMSEGANVLQVAMDSGFGSISAFNKSFRHIAGMSPSDFRRDIRLVTTVPAGAFRN from the coding sequence ATGAATTTGGCGGAAAGTAAGGTCGGGACACGTGCAATCTATCAGCCCGGCGCGAGCAGCATCGAGGGTTTGCCGACAGCGCTGCAGATGTTTCATGCCCATCCGCCTGTAATGGCCATGCCGCACTGGCACGCGCAGGTCGAAGTCAACTATGTGATGCGCGGCACCGTGCACTACCGGATGAGCGATCACGAATTCCGGCTGAACGCCGGGGAAATGTGCCTCTTCTGGGGTGGTCAGCCGCATCAGATGGACGAATCCTCAGATGATTCGCTCTATGCCGGCGCCCATCTGCCGCTCGTCTATTTCTTTCGGCTGCGCCTGCCGATCAGCGTTTCCAGCCGGCTTATGAAGGGTGAGACGCTGCTGACCTCGGCAACGGATGCTGCCGACAACGAAAACTTCGCCCGCTGGTTCCGCTATGCCAATTCCGGCGACGCGGCCAAGGCCCAGCACGCCGTCGACGAGCTGCTGCTGCGCATTGAGCGGATCGCGCTCGAACCTTATTCGATGACGTCGCAGGCCATCATCAGTCTCGAAGGTGATCACCCGCACCCGCATTCCTCGCGCAGCGTCGCGCGCATGTGTGATTTCATCGCCGCCAATTTCCTGCATGACATCGATTCGGTCGATATCGCCCGCGCCGCCGACCTGCATCCGAAATATGCGATGAACCTGTTCAAGCGATCGACCGGCATGACGCTCAGCAAATATGTGACGCTGCTGCGGCTGTCGCGCGCCCAGGCGATGCTGATGAGCGAGGGCGCCAACGTACTGCAAGTGGCGATGGACAGTGGCTTCGGCTCGATCAGCGCCTTCAACAAATCCTTCCGCCACATCGCCGGCATGTCACCATCGGACTTCCGCCGTGATATCCGGCTGGTGACGACGGTCCCGGCCGGGGCTTTCCGGAACTAG
- a CDS encoding urea carboxylase-associated protein 2 (TIGRFAM: urea carboxylase-associated protein 2~KEGG: rec:RHECIAT_PC0000105 hypothetical protein): MMHVRRSPEEIAANRQRYEEHQKKGLEFAPKAFPAPSPLPAPAIDAAAIIHQETIPGGWHWSSALKRGEALRIDQGEGGSTVALVAWNAADTSERLNLVDTVKVQWTTALGKGRVIFSDMGRVMFSLIEDSSGAHDCLMGGSTAASNAAKYPGVKTRNTRDNLVLVAGKLGLTRRDIPAILNLFASVRVDDDGGFHWRGKLSNSGDYAELRAEMDMIVGFSNCPHPLDPDPVYAPKPVIVTRFRAPAPGADDLARTATAEALRGFENNASMLA; encoded by the coding sequence ATGATGCATGTCAGACGTTCGCCCGAGGAGATCGCTGCCAACCGGCAGCGTTACGAGGAACATCAGAAGAAGGGGCTGGAATTTGCGCCGAAGGCCTTTCCGGCGCCGAGCCCTCTGCCGGCCCCCGCAATCGATGCGGCTGCAATCATCCATCAGGAAACCATCCCCGGCGGCTGGCACTGGTCGAGCGCGCTGAAGCGCGGCGAGGCTCTCCGCATCGATCAGGGCGAAGGCGGATCGACCGTGGCGCTCGTCGCCTGGAACGCCGCTGACACGAGCGAACGGCTCAATCTCGTCGATACGGTCAAGGTGCAGTGGACGACCGCCCTCGGCAAGGGCCGCGTCATCTTCTCAGACATGGGCCGGGTGATGTTTTCGCTGATCGAGGATAGCTCCGGCGCCCACGACTGCCTGATGGGCGGCTCGACGGCAGCTTCGAACGCTGCCAAATATCCCGGCGTCAAGACCCGCAACACCCGCGACAATCTTGTGCTCGTCGCCGGCAAGCTTGGTCTCACCAGGCGCGATATTCCCGCAATTCTCAATCTCTTCGCTTCCGTCCGCGTCGACGATGACGGTGGCTTCCACTGGCGCGGCAAACTCTCCAACAGCGGCGACTATGCCGAGCTGCGCGCCGAGATGGACATGATCGTCGGCTTCTCCAATTGCCCGCATCCGCTCGATCCCGATCCGGTCTATGCGCCGAAGCCGGTGATCGTCACGCGCTTTCGCGCGCCCGCTCCCGGCGCCGACGACCTCGCGCGCACGGCGACCGCCGAAGCCCTTCGCGGCTTCGAGAACAACGCCTCGATGCTGGCCTGA
- a CDS encoding ABC transporter periplasmic binding protein, urea carboxylase region (TIGRFAM: ABC transporter periplasmic binding protein, urea carboxylase region~PFAM: NLPA lipoprotein~KEGG: ABC transporter; K02051 sulfonate/nitrate/taurine transport system substrate-binding protein), with protein MQTFSKILSITALTASLALGLGSIAKAEQKTDFKVAWSIYVGWMPWGYAADHGIVKKWADKYGIKIEVTQFNDYVESMNQYTAGAFDAVTLTNMDGLSIPAAGGVDTTAVIVGDFSNGNDAVILKDKAGLADIKGQNVNLVEFSVSHYLLARALESIKLTERDVKVVNTSDADMVAAYKTADVTAVVTWNPLVSTILEDPTAKKVFDSSQVPGEIIDLMVANSGVLKDNPNFGKALAGIWYETAALLTADSADGKAAREAMGQASGTDLKGFESQLAATKLFAKPADAVAFTSSGSLPKTMDLVRNFLFEKGLLGNGAPSADVIGIEMPDGKVLGDSGNVKLRFTETYMKAAADGSL; from the coding sequence ATGCAGACTTTTTCGAAGATTCTATCGATTACCGCACTGACGGCGTCCCTGGCGCTGGGACTGGGCTCCATCGCCAAGGCCGAACAGAAGACCGACTTCAAGGTCGCATGGTCGATCTATGTCGGCTGGATGCCCTGGGGTTATGCTGCTGATCACGGCATCGTCAAGAAGTGGGCCGACAAATACGGCATCAAGATCGAGGTCACCCAGTTCAACGACTACGTCGAATCGATGAACCAGTATACCGCAGGCGCCTTCGACGCCGTGACGCTGACCAACATGGACGGCCTGTCGATCCCGGCCGCCGGCGGCGTCGATACGACAGCCGTAATTGTCGGCGACTTCTCGAACGGCAATGATGCCGTCATCCTCAAGGACAAGGCGGGCCTTGCCGACATCAAGGGACAAAACGTCAATCTCGTCGAATTTTCCGTCTCGCACTACCTGCTCGCCCGCGCGCTCGAGAGCATCAAGCTGACCGAGCGCGATGTGAAAGTCGTCAACACCTCCGACGCCGATATGGTCGCCGCTTACAAGACGGCTGACGTGACCGCGGTCGTCACCTGGAACCCGCTGGTCTCGACCATTCTCGAGGATCCCACGGCCAAGAAGGTCTTCGACAGCTCGCAGGTGCCGGGCGAGATCATCGACCTGATGGTCGCCAATTCAGGCGTGCTGAAGGACAATCCGAATTTCGGCAAGGCGCTCGCCGGCATCTGGTATGAAACCGCAGCACTTCTGACTGCTGACAGTGCCGACGGCAAGGCTGCGCGCGAGGCGATGGGCCAGGCATCGGGCACCGATCTCAAGGGCTTCGAATCCCAGCTTGCTGCCACCAAGCTGTTTGCCAAGCCGGCCGATGCCGTTGCCTTCACTTCGTCGGGCAGCCTGCCGAAGACAATGGATCTCGTCCGCAACTTCCTGTTCGAAAAAGGCTTGCTCGGCAATGGCGCGCCATCGGCCGACGTCATCGGCATCGAAATGCCTGACGGCAAGGTCCTCGGCGACAGCGGCAACGTCAAGCTGCGCTTCACCGAGACCTACATGAAGGCCGCCGCCGACGGTTCGCTCTGA
- a CDS encoding ABC transporter related (PFAM: ABC transporter related~SMART: AAA ATPase~KEGG: ABC transporter; K02049 sulfonate/nitrate/taurine transport system ATP-binding protein), whose translation MSELVIEKVWKEYGDQIVLEDVSLTVASRAFVALVGPSGCGKSTFLRMLLGQERPTRGTILLDGEALPQEPGPDRGVVFQRYSVFPHLTVLGNVLLGRELSTSRYKAKLFGAARRDAIDEARRLIAEVGLSGAEDKYPAQLSGGMQQRLALAQALIMKPKVLLLDEPFGALDPGIRAEIHTLMKRLWHETQMTVVMVTHDMREAFTLATRVVAFERKRDRPEEKERYGATITKDISIWPPRLAGAPSIFSPDRDGPVISLGLRRDDPASSPSGEKP comes from the coding sequence ATGAGCGAATTGGTGATCGAAAAGGTCTGGAAGGAATATGGCGACCAGATCGTGCTTGAGGATGTGTCGCTGACCGTCGCTTCGCGCGCCTTCGTCGCCCTTGTCGGCCCGTCCGGCTGCGGCAAGTCGACGTTCCTGCGTATGCTGCTCGGCCAGGAGCGGCCGACGCGAGGGACAATCCTGCTGGACGGCGAAGCCCTACCGCAGGAGCCGGGGCCGGATCGCGGCGTCGTCTTCCAGCGCTATTCCGTCTTCCCGCATCTAACCGTGCTCGGCAACGTGCTGCTTGGGCGGGAACTCTCAACGTCCCGCTACAAGGCCAAGCTTTTCGGCGCCGCCCGTCGCGACGCCATCGACGAGGCACGGCGGCTGATTGCCGAAGTCGGCCTTTCCGGCGCCGAGGACAAATATCCGGCGCAACTATCAGGCGGCATGCAGCAGCGCCTGGCTTTGGCGCAGGCGCTGATCATGAAGCCGAAGGTGCTGCTGCTCGACGAGCCCTTCGGTGCGCTCGATCCCGGCATCCGAGCCGAGATCCACACATTGATGAAGCGGCTCTGGCACGAAACGCAGATGACCGTCGTCATGGTGACACATGACATGCGCGAAGCCTTCACGCTGGCGACGCGCGTCGTCGCCTTCGAGCGCAAGCGTGACCGCCCGGAGGAAAAGGAGCGCTACGGCGCGACGATCACCAAGGATATCTCGATCTGGCCGCCGAGGCTTGCCGGCGCGCCCTCCATCTTCAGCCCCGACCGGGACGGCCCGGTCATTTCTCTGGGCCTTCGCCGGGACGACCCGGCTTCCAGTCCGTCAGGAGAAAAACCATGA
- a CDS encoding urea carboxylase (KEGG: ret:RHE_PE00118 putative UreA amidolyase protein~TIGRFAM: urea carboxylase; urea amidolyase related protein~PFAM: Allophanate hydrolase subunit 2; Carbamoyl-phosphate synthase L chain ATP-binding; biotin carboxylase domain protein; Allophanate hydrolase subunit 1; biotin/lipoyl attachment domain-containing protein; Carbamoyl-phosphate synthetase large chain domain protein~SMART: Allophanate hydrolase subunit 2; Allophanate hydrolase subunit 1), which produces MFTKVLIANRGEIAVRVIRTLKRMGIASVAVYSDADRFSMPALTADEAVRLGPAPAAESYLNVDAVIAACKVTGAQAVHPGYGFLSENIGFAERLAAEGIAFIGPRPEHLSAFGLKHTARELAKASGVPLLPGTDLLQSVEDALSAAEIVGYPVMLKSTAGGGGIGMQLCADAAGLKASFESVQRTARASFGDARVYIERFVAEARHVEVQIFGDGKGGVIALGERDCSLQRRNQKVVEETPAPGLSAEIRARLHKAAVDLGSSVSYESAGTVEFIYDPQREEFYFLEVNTRLQVEHPVTEAVFGIDLVEWMIRQAASEDVLSGAMGLTPKGAAIEMRVYAEMPHADFRPSAGLLTEVVFPDNARVDGWIETGTEVTPFYDPMLAKLIVTAEDRPAAIEKLKAALAETSISGIETNLDYLRTIAASELLAGAKVATTALRDFAFVPDVVEVLAPGAQSSIQELPGRLGLWHVGVPPSGPMDERSFRHANRLVGNDDVTAALELTVSGPTLRFYADQTIALAGARMAMTCDGAKLPHDTPVLIRAGQVLSIGTIEGPGQRAYLAVAGGFAAPVVLGSRATFGLGQFGGNATGTLKTGHVLHFARQVATEPATPAKEPATLTREWDVGVVYGPHGAPDFFEDNDIETLFSTAYEVHFNSARTGVRLIGPAPVWARHDGGEAGLHPSNLHDNAYAIGAIDFTGDMPIILGPDGPSLGGFVCPAVIARDEQWKMGQFKPGDRIRFHAVARPEDPIAGPAVRRPTEETGSPILGISEDGPVSVVYRRQGDDNLLVEYGPMTLDIALRLRVHLLMQAVIEARLPGIVDLTPGIRSLQIHYDGTQLTRKRLLGLLAAIEATLPAAQEVTVPSRIVHLPLSWNDPDAELAMRKYQELVRPNAPWCPSNIEFIRRINGLPDEQAVRDIVFDASYLVLGLGDVYLGAPVATPTDPRHRLVTTKYNPARTWTPENAVGIGGAYMCIYGMEGPGGYQLFGRTIQVWNTWRETPVFAKGKPWLLNFFDQIRFFPVSNQELTEARAAFPHGGYPIRIEETEFSYAAYEKELQANSASIGRFKATQQAAFDTERQRWKEAGLDSFVTDEGTGESPDGDIPDGCFGVASAVPGNIWKLLVEPGASVAAGDTLAIIESMKMEINVTAHAAGRVRDLRAGPGRNVKAGDIIVVLEEC; this is translated from the coding sequence ATGTTCACCAAGGTTCTTATCGCCAATCGCGGCGAGATCGCCGTCCGCGTCATCCGCACATTGAAGAGGATGGGCATTGCCTCGGTCGCCGTCTATTCCGATGCCGATCGCTTCTCGATGCCGGCGCTGACCGCCGACGAGGCCGTACGCCTCGGCCCGGCGCCAGCCGCTGAGAGCTATCTCAACGTCGATGCCGTCATCGCCGCCTGCAAGGTGACGGGGGCGCAGGCCGTGCACCCAGGCTACGGTTTCCTCTCGGAGAATATCGGCTTTGCCGAGCGGCTCGCCGCCGAGGGTATCGCCTTCATCGGCCCGCGCCCAGAGCATCTGTCGGCCTTCGGCCTGAAGCATACGGCGCGCGAATTGGCGAAAGCGAGCGGCGTGCCGCTGCTGCCCGGCACCGATCTCTTGCAGAGCGTCGAGGATGCGCTTTCGGCTGCCGAGATCGTCGGTTATCCCGTCATGCTGAAAAGCACGGCCGGCGGCGGCGGCATCGGCATGCAGCTCTGCGCCGATGCCGCCGGCCTCAAGGCTTCCTTCGAAAGCGTGCAGCGGACCGCGCGCGCCAGCTTCGGGGATGCGCGCGTCTACATCGAGCGTTTCGTTGCCGAAGCGCGCCATGTCGAGGTGCAGATCTTCGGCGACGGCAAGGGCGGAGTGATTGCGCTCGGCGAACGCGACTGCTCGCTGCAGCGGCGGAACCAGAAGGTGGTCGAGGAGACCCCTGCGCCTGGCCTTTCCGCGGAGATACGGGCGCGGCTGCACAAGGCGGCGGTCGATTTGGGAAGTTCGGTCTCCTATGAATCGGCCGGCACCGTCGAATTCATCTATGATCCCCAGCGCGAGGAATTCTATTTCCTCGAGGTCAATACCCGCCTGCAGGTCGAGCACCCGGTGACGGAAGCCGTCTTCGGCATCGATCTCGTCGAATGGATGATCCGGCAGGCGGCCAGCGAGGACGTGCTCTCCGGAGCTATGGGCCTGACGCCGAAGGGTGCGGCGATCGAGATGCGTGTTTATGCCGAGATGCCGCATGCCGATTTCCGCCCGAGCGCAGGCCTGCTAACCGAGGTCGTCTTCCCTGACAATGCTCGCGTCGACGGCTGGATCGAGACGGGAACCGAGGTGACGCCCTTCTACGACCCGATGCTTGCCAAGCTGATCGTGACGGCGGAAGACCGGCCGGCGGCGATCGAGAAGCTGAAGGCAGCACTCGCTGAAACGTCGATATCAGGCATCGAGACCAACCTCGATTATCTCAGGACGATCGCCGCTTCCGAGCTGCTCGCCGGCGCCAAGGTGGCGACGACGGCGTTGCGCGACTTCGCCTTCGTTCCCGACGTCGTCGAGGTGCTTGCGCCCGGCGCGCAGTCGAGCATTCAGGAACTGCCGGGCCGGCTCGGCCTTTGGCATGTCGGCGTGCCGCCAAGCGGTCCGATGGACGAGCGCTCCTTCCGCCATGCCAATCGGCTGGTCGGCAATGACGATGTAACGGCCGCACTCGAACTGACCGTTTCCGGCCCGACCCTGCGGTTTTATGCCGACCAGACGATCGCGCTTGCCGGCGCCCGGATGGCGATGACCTGCGATGGTGCAAAGCTGCCGCATGATACGCCGGTGCTGATCCGCGCCGGCCAGGTTCTGTCGATCGGCACGATCGAAGGACCCGGGCAGCGCGCCTATCTCGCCGTCGCCGGCGGTTTTGCAGCTCCCGTCGTGCTCGGCTCGCGGGCGACGTTCGGCCTCGGCCAATTCGGCGGTAACGCCACAGGCACGTTGAAGACGGGGCATGTGCTTCATTTTGCCCGGCAGGTGGCAACCGAACCGGCGACGCCCGCAAAGGAGCCGGCCACCTTGACGCGCGAATGGGATGTCGGCGTCGTCTACGGCCCGCACGGCGCGCCAGATTTCTTCGAGGATAACGATATCGAGACGCTGTTCTCGACGGCGTACGAGGTGCATTTCAACAGCGCCCGCACCGGCGTTCGCCTCATCGGCCCTGCTCCGGTTTGGGCACGCCACGATGGCGGCGAGGCGGGGCTGCACCCCTCCAACCTGCACGATAATGCCTATGCGATCGGGGCGATCGATTTCACCGGCGACATGCCGATCATTCTCGGCCCCGACGGTCCGAGCCTTGGCGGCTTCGTTTGCCCGGCGGTGATTGCCCGCGACGAGCAGTGGAAGATGGGCCAGTTCAAGCCCGGCGACCGTATCCGTTTTCATGCAGTGGCGCGGCCGGAAGACCCGATCGCCGGCCCGGCGGTGCGGCGGCCCACGGAAGAAACAGGTTCGCCGATCCTCGGCATCAGCGAGGATGGCCCGGTTTCTGTCGTTTATCGCCGCCAAGGCGACGACAATCTGCTCGTCGAATATGGGCCGATGACGCTCGATATCGCGCTTCGCCTGCGGGTGCATCTGCTGATGCAGGCGGTCATCGAGGCTCGCCTTCCTGGCATCGTCGACCTTACCCCCGGCATCCGCTCGCTGCAGATCCATTATGACGGCACGCAGCTGACGCGAAAGCGCCTGCTGGGGCTTCTGGCGGCGATCGAGGCGACGCTTCCGGCAGCGCAGGAGGTCACGGTGCCGAGCCGCATCGTGCATCTGCCGCTCTCCTGGAACGATCCGGATGCGGAGCTTGCGATGCGCAAATATCAGGAGCTGGTGCGCCCGAATGCGCCCTGGTGCCCGTCGAATATCGAGTTCATCCGCCGCATCAACGGTCTTCCCGACGAACAGGCCGTTCGCGATATCGTCTTCGATGCCAGCTACCTGGTGCTGGGTCTCGGCGACGTCTATCTCGGCGCGCCGGTTGCGACCCCGACCGATCCGCGCCACCGTCTCGTGACGACGAAGTATAATCCCGCTCGCACCTGGACGCCGGAAAATGCCGTCGGCATCGGCGGCGCCTATATGTGCATCTATGGCATGGAAGGACCGGGCGGCTACCAGCTCTTCGGCCGCACCATCCAAGTCTGGAACACTTGGCGGGAGACGCCGGTCTTTGCCAAGGGAAAACCTTGGCTGCTGAACTTCTTCGACCAGATCCGTTTCTTCCCGGTCAGCAATCAGGAGCTGACGGAGGCGCGCGCCGCCTTCCCGCACGGGGGCTATCCGATTCGGATCGAGGAGACGGAATTCTCCTATGCCGCTTACGAGAAGGAATTGCAGGCGAATTCGGCGTCGATCGGCCGTTTCAAGGCAACGCAGCAGGCCGCCTTCGATACTGAGCGCCAACGCTGGAAGGAAGCCGGGCTCGACAGCTTCGTCACCGATGAAGGCACGGGCGAAAGTCCGGATGGGGATATTCCCGACGGCTGCTTCGGTGTTGCCAGCGCCGTGCCCGGCAATATCTGGAAATTGCTGGTCGAGCCGGGCGCCTCGGTTGCGGCCGGCGATACACTCGCCATCATCGAATCGATGAAAATGGAAATCAACGTCACCGCCCATGCGGCAGGCCGCGTCCGCGACCTGCGCGCCGGGCCGGGAAGAAACGTCAAAGCCGGCGATATCATCGTCGTTCTGGAGGAATGCTGA
- a CDS encoding urea carboxylase-associated protein 1 (TIGRFAM: urea carboxylase-associated protein 1~KEGG: ret:RHE_PE00119 hypothetical protein), whose protein sequence is MTDFIKTSASRSLENAVQDHFIPAEAPWSGIVRKGQTIRIEDSYGQQAIDTLFYRADDFAERYSNQDTMRAQGGAYIGTGTKIISNEGNVMLVMTADSCGRHDTSAGACSCESNTVRFGHGTKYLHACRDNFVIEVTKHGMSKRDIVPNINFFMNVPIKPNGEMTIVDGISAPGDYVELVAEMDVLCVISNCPQINNPCNGFDPTPIRVLIWDGED, encoded by the coding sequence ATGACCGATTTCATCAAGACTTCAGCTTCGCGCAGCCTCGAAAACGCCGTGCAGGATCATTTCATTCCGGCCGAAGCGCCATGGTCCGGCATCGTCCGCAAGGGCCAGACCATCCGCATCGAGGACAGCTACGGCCAGCAGGCGATCGATACGCTGTTCTACCGCGCCGATGACTTTGCCGAGCGTTATTCCAACCAGGATACGATGCGGGCTCAAGGCGGCGCCTATATCGGCACCGGCACGAAGATCATCTCGAACGAAGGCAACGTCATGCTGGTCATGACGGCCGATAGCTGCGGCCGCCACGATACATCAGCCGGCGCCTGCTCCTGCGAGAGCAACACGGTGCGCTTTGGCCACGGCACCAAATACCTGCATGCCTGCCGCGACAATTTCGTGATCGAGGTGACCAAGCACGGCATGAGCAAGCGCGACATCGTGCCGAACATCAATTTCTTCATGAACGTGCCGATCAAGCCGAACGGCGAGATGACCATCGTCGACGGCATTTCCGCGCCCGGCGACTATGTCGAGCTGGTGGCGGAGATGGACGTGCTCTGCGTCATCTCCAACTGCCCGCAGATCAACAATCCCTGCAACGGCTTCGATCCGACGCCGATCCGGGTGCTGATTTGGGACGGCGAGGACTGA